In Microtus pennsylvanicus isolate mMicPen1 chromosome 12, mMicPen1.hap1, whole genome shotgun sequence, the following proteins share a genomic window:
- the Etaa1 gene encoding ewing's tumor-associated antigen 1 — protein MSRRRRLADSPGRRSTPRRAAADDCCPAVEPGSRWSRAARNSRSCKAGARPLRREQVQAAADDRRSPGEQYETPTRVVKVDLLSYTLSSPNDPDGQTDIFWDQNSPMTKQLGKGRKKQIPTPYTDEISHIVNRIAPQDEKPVTNSMLGVWIGDTAIPCTPSIAKEKSRVKIRCTKLKTKTREKELMKLAKQFDKNMEQLDVIQEQDGKNHDFIQAASEAGHVHHRKDSVQMEIDNTVPEIDCALMKKQMEGNTRISVAKEQDSSQKPFDQNVEAALNAIFDGSTQMCSGQLSQGVTNSFLNNSKTTFVKKSSSIEEEIITNETLVTENPPSRTPISPSPQVDTALLRKSCVTPCAKKPEASTKHLDGLTTNDFEDDWESLLGNEPFLMENAEMLQPPPSTAAQGTSQNAACTITAKNDTITSRANMNLGRKSGDSKVTLDLPSKPCNRELGNSGGYRFLSHPSDESSKLPLTGNKMRFEKCLGNIKDDGCVDVSNIAKVKEDSRSKCTVKCASDSSGSYSKYLNERNNGLSVNLPLKAPIDTAPLGSVFLGKENRLMDQNSNQTNGSKFSSSLDDWNDPLVASEIIEACHEFETTWEADDVDDDLLYQACDDIERLTQQENKGSKQSESINNTSKQGPRNISTASKQHWNLTSSSVPPSLTTNSEIHKSLEVKKRDTCGAYPSILDATTNMSVCFKNSRDNQHVPVQVNSSKFMLAGSSSLNVNLGPVSTEITNMKLSTHQLSHITSATQAQNDKLLKVSKFTFKTKNPQFLSPLNQNCIAGSIPVSKILQDLGKKETVSSLLEANQHPSSINYSESLTPCSKGKEERNRKYSPEEIQQKRQEALIRRKAKTQALPALHSASISLL, from the exons ATGAGTCGGCGAAGGAGGCTTGCGGACAGCCCTGGCCGGAGGAGCACGCCGCGCAGGGCGGCTGCCGACGACTGCTGCCCGGCAGTGGAGCCGGGGTCCCGGTGGTCCAGGGCGGCCCGCAACTCCCGTTCCTGCAAGGCGGGAGCTCGGCCTTTGCGGCGGGAGCAGGTCCAGGCGGCGGCTGACGACCGGAGGAGCCCCGGGG AACAGTATGAGACACCAACAAGAGTTGTGAAAGTGGATTTATTATCCTATACCTTAAGTTCTCCTAATGATCCAGATGGACAGACCGATATCTTCTGGGATCAGAATTCTCCAATGACCAAACAGTTAG gtaaaggaagaaaaaagcagaTTCCCACTCCATACACGGATGAGATTTCACATATTGTCAACCGCATTGCTCCTCAG GACGAAAAACCAGTGACAAACTCCATGCTGGGTGTGTGGATTGGTGACACTGCTATTCCTTGTACTCCTAGCATAGCAAAAGAAAAGTCAAGAGTGAAAATCCGCTGCACAAA gttaaaaacaaaaactcgaGAAAAAGAACTCATGAAATTGGCTAAGCAGTTTGATAAAAATATGGAGCAACTTGATGTGATACAAGAGCAAGATGGAAAGAATCATGATTTTATCCAGGCAGCTTCAGAAGCAGGACATGTACACCACCGTAAAGATTCTGTACAGATGGAAATAGATAACACAGTTCCGGAAATCGATTGTGCTCTAATGAAGAAGCAAATGGAAGGAAACACCAGAATATCTGTGGCAAAGGAGCAAGACAGCAGTCAGAAACCCTTTGACCAAAATGTTGAAGCAGCCCTGAATGCTATTTTTGATGGTTCCACTCAGATGTGTAGTGGACAGCTAAGCCAAGGTGTGACGAATTCTTTTCTGAACAATAGCAAAACTACCTTTGTGAAGAAAAGCAGTTCAATAGAAGAGGAAATTATTACTAATGAAACTCTGGTCACTGAAAACCCGCCAAGCAGAACTCCAATATCACCTTCCCCTCAGGTAGATACTGCCTTACTGCGAAAATCATGTGTGACTCCCTGTGCTAAGAAGCCAGAAGCTTCTACTAAACATCTTGATGGGCTGACTACTAATGATTTTGAGGATGACTGGGAAAGCTTGCTAGGCAATGAACCTTTCCTCATGGAAAATGCTGAAATGCTTCAACCCCCTCCTTCAACAGCTGCCCAAGGTACGAGTCAGAATGCAGCGTGTACCATCACTGCTAAAAATGATACAATCACATCAAGAGCAAATATGAATCTAGGTCGAAAGTCAGGAGATTCGAAAGTAACCCTGGACCTTCCTTCAAAGCCATGTAACAGAGAACTAGGAAATTCTGGAGGATATAGATTTTTATCACATCCAAGTGATGAATCAAGCAAGTTACCATTAACTGGAAATAAAATGAGGTTTGAGAAATGTTTGGGTAACATTAAAGATGACGGTTGTGTTGATGTCTCAAATATTGCAAAAGTAAAAGAAGATAGTCGCAGTAAGTGTACAGTTAAGTGTGCTTCTGATAGTTCTGGTTCATACTCAAAATATCTTAATGAAAGAAACAATGGGCTTAGTGTTAACCTGCCTTTGAAAGCACCTATCGATACTGCTCCCCTTGGTTCTGTATTCTTGGGCAAAGAAAACAGACTAATGGATCAAAACTCAAACCAGACTAATGGATCAAAGTTCAGTTCTTCCCTCGATGACTGGAATGATCCTTTGGTGGCCAGTGAAATAATTGAAGCATGCCATGAGTTCGAGACTACCTGGGAAGCGGATGATGTAGATGATGATTTGTTATATCAGGCATGTGATGACATTGAAAGACTAACTCAACAAGAAAATAAGGGCAGCAAGCAGTCAGAAAGTATAAATAACACTTCCAAACAGGGACCCAGAAATATTTCTACTGCATCTAAACAACATTGGAATCTTACCAGTTCCTCGGTACCACCGTCCCTAACAACTAACTCAGAGATACATAAATCGTTGGAGGTAAAGAAAAGAGACACGTGTGGAGCTTATCCCAGTATTTTGGATGCTACAACAAATATGTCTGTGTGCTTTAAGAATTCAAGGGATAATCAACATGTACCAGTCCAGGTGAATAGCTCAAAATTTATGCTTGCAGGAAGTTCAAGTTTGAATGTTAATTTGGGTCCTGTGAGCACAGAAATTAccaatatgaagttgagtactcaTCAGCTATCCCACATCACCTCAGCAACTCAAGCTCAGAATGACAAGTTATTGAAGGtttcaaaatttacatttaagaCAAAAaatcctcagtttctttctccattAAACCAAAATTGTATAGCAGGAAGTATACCTGTTAGCAAAATCTTGCAGgatttaggaaaaaaagaaactgtcagtTCACTGCTTGAGGCTAATCAACACCCATCTTCAATAAATTATTCTGAATCTTTGACACCGTGTTCTAAAG GTAAAGAGGAGAGGAATAGAAAGTATTCTCCTGAAGAAATCCAACAGAAAAGACAGGAAGCACTGATTCGAAGAAAGGCCAAAACACAGGCGTTGCCTGCTTTGCATTCAGCTTCCATTTCACTGCTTTGA